In one Bdellovibrionota bacterium genomic region, the following are encoded:
- a CDS encoding enoyl-ACP reductase: MTTEKKTEKKRAIIFGVANERSLAWAIAQSLHAQGFELAFTYVNEKMESRVRPLAESLGSPFIYPCDVSSDQEIEKCFSELGKKWDSLDAVVHSVAFANKEDLEGRFMDTSRDGFKLALDISAYSLVACAKYAHKFMNAGGSIITLSYLGAQRVVPNYNVMGVAKAALEACVRYLAYDLGPEKIRVNAISAGPVKTLAAAGIRDFRTMLKAAEEKTPLKENITQESVGDLGAFLCGDQSKFITGEVIYVDSGYHITT; encoded by the coding sequence ATGACAACAGAAAAAAAAACAGAAAAAAAACGTGCAATTATTTTTGGCGTAGCAAATGAAAGAAGTTTGGCTTGGGCAATTGCCCAGTCTCTTCATGCCCAAGGGTTTGAATTGGCCTTCACTTATGTGAATGAAAAAATGGAATCCAGAGTTCGCCCATTGGCAGAGAGTCTTGGCTCCCCGTTCATTTACCCTTGCGATGTCTCTTCAGATCAAGAAATCGAAAAATGTTTTTCAGAGTTAGGAAAAAAATGGGATTCACTAGACGCCGTCGTGCACTCTGTGGCTTTTGCAAATAAAGAGGACCTTGAGGGTCGATTCATGGATACATCTCGTGATGGTTTTAAATTGGCGCTGGATATCAGTGCATATTCTCTTGTTGCTTGTGCAAAGTATGCACACAAGTTTATGAATGCTGGGGGATCAATCATTACTCTTTCGTACTTAGGAGCTCAAAGAGTTGTTCCAAATTACAATGTGATGGGTGTTGCTAAGGCCGCCCTTGAAGCTTGTGTTAGATATTTAGCGTATGATTTGGGGCCTGAAAAAATTCGAGTGAACGCAATCTCTGCAGGTCCTGTAAAAACATTAGCAGCTGCTGGAATTAGAGATTTTAGAACGATGTTAAAAGCCGCAGAAGAAAAAACTCCACTCAAAGAAAACATCACTCAAGAAAGCGTGGGCGATCTCGGAGCCTTCCTCTGCGGTGATCAAAGTAAATTCATCACAGGCGAAGTCATCTACGTCGATAGCGGCTACCATATAACAACTTAA
- a CDS encoding metalloregulator ArsR/SmtB family transcription factor produces MNNTLSSELDLLFYALSDPTRRQILTMLNEGVNTVGALANPFKMSLAAISKHIKILEKANLLNRKKLGRIHECSINPAALKSAEEYIQFYTQFWNERLDILAENLESEIKTKKKRK; encoded by the coding sequence ATGAATAACACATTATCATCAGAACTTGATTTGCTCTTTTACGCACTCTCGGACCCGACACGCCGTCAGATTTTAACTATGTTGAATGAAGGGGTGAATACGGTTGGAGCGCTAGCAAATCCTTTTAAGATGTCACTTGCCGCGATATCAAAGCATATCAAGATTCTTGAAAAAGCAAATTTGCTAAATCGAAAAAAATTAGGGCGCATCCATGAGTGTTCAATAAATCCAGCAGCACTGAAATCCGCCGAAGAGTACATTCAATTCTATACTCAGTTCTGGAATGAGCGTTTGGATATTCTTGCTGAAAACCTAGAATCCGAAATCAAAACTAAAAAGAAAAGGAAGTAA
- a CDS encoding peptide MFS transporter has protein sequence MKSLVTKKLQGKEFFGHPAGLFVLFFTEMWERFSYYGMRALLVLYMTKYLLLEPERAKAVLGYAALESMLMSTFGEMNIQQMSSQIYGLYTGFVYFTPFFGGIIADKVLGQYRTVYLGGILMAIGHFLMASEEMFLLALLFIILGNGCFKPNISTQVGNLYPENDPRRDRAFSIFYMGINLGAFFSPLVCGTLGQKVGWHWGFGAAGVGMIIGLFTYWLGSDLVPRDVFKEDEKVEKRPLTKAEWNSVWALAVLCFLNITFWAIFEQQGNTLQLWADDKTDWNFFGWEIPSTWFQSFNPMFIFLFVPVVNILWTWQAKRKSEPSSVLKMGIGCFLCGAAYIVMIAAAKFVPGAEKGSVFWLMATTWIFTMGEIFLSPIGLSLVTKVSPRPIMSMMMGMWFLSSFFGNYMTGFLGTFYTKMSSDSFFMMLTALGIGTGLVFFILKKPLSNAIGKEV, from the coding sequence ATGAAAAGTTTGGTAACTAAGAAATTACAAGGTAAGGAGTTCTTCGGACATCCGGCTGGTTTGTTCGTTTTGTTCTTTACTGAAATGTGGGAAAGATTCTCGTACTACGGCATGAGAGCTCTTCTTGTCCTTTATATGACTAAATATCTATTACTGGAACCAGAAAGAGCAAAAGCAGTTCTTGGTTATGCAGCATTGGAATCAATGTTGATGTCGACATTTGGGGAAATGAATATTCAGCAGATGAGTTCTCAGATTTACGGTCTTTACACGGGCTTTGTATATTTCACACCATTTTTTGGTGGTATCATTGCCGATAAAGTTTTAGGTCAGTACCGCACAGTGTATCTTGGCGGTATTTTGATGGCGATTGGTCACTTTTTGATGGCTTCAGAAGAAATGTTCTTGTTGGCACTTCTTTTTATCATCTTGGGTAACGGTTGTTTTAAACCAAATATTTCTACTCAAGTGGGTAACCTTTATCCAGAAAACGATCCAAGACGCGATAGAGCATTCTCGATCTTTTACATGGGGATTAACTTAGGTGCGTTTTTCTCCCCTCTTGTTTGCGGAACACTAGGACAAAAAGTGGGATGGCACTGGGGCTTTGGCGCTGCTGGTGTGGGTATGATCATCGGTCTCTTCACTTACTGGTTAGGTAGTGATTTAGTTCCAAGAGATGTTTTTAAAGAAGATGAGAAAGTTGAAAAAAGACCTCTGACTAAAGCAGAGTGGAATTCTGTTTGGGCATTGGCCGTTCTTTGTTTCTTGAACATCACTTTCTGGGCGATTTTTGAACAGCAAGGTAATACGCTTCAGTTGTGGGCAGATGACAAAACAGATTGGAATTTCTTTGGCTGGGAAATACCATCGACATGGTTTCAATCTTTCAACCCAATGTTCATTTTCCTATTCGTTCCTGTAGTAAATATCCTATGGACTTGGCAAGCTAAGAGAAAATCAGAACCTTCTTCAGTATTGAAGATGGGTATTGGTTGTTTCCTTTGCGGTGCTGCTTATATTGTGATGATTGCCGCTGCGAAATTTGTTCCAGGGGCAGAAAAAGGAAGTGTGTTCTGGTTGATGGCTACAACATGGATATTCACTATGGGTGAAATCTTCTTGTCTCCAATCGGTCTATCGCTTGTAACAAAAGTTTCACCAAGACCAATCATGTCTATGATGATGGGTATGTGGTTCTTGTCTAGCTTCTTTGGAAACTACATGACTGGATTCTTAGGTACTTTCTACACCAAGATGTCATCAGACAGCTTCTTTATGATGCTTACAGCATTGGGAATCGGAACTGGTTTGGTTTTCTTCATATTGAAAAAACCATTATCAAACGCGATCGGAAAAGAAGTTTAA
- a CDS encoding glycosyltransferase family 4 protein codes for MGKDKKNILHICLSPSEGGLELYAVRLTDSFEKDGYESYCLCRPGSFVERKLKENNLKSITMTGKDYFSFKNIRHLKKLIKEHNFEVIFVHRLKDLWLTYWIKIKFPNVKVIGFTQMFVDYPKKGFFHKLVYGKIDQMITLTNIQKEHLLGMLPIPAEKYVVIPNGVDSEKFLPQDRKDPERLKTRKALGVEKENDILVGLIGRFDRQKGQLEFIEAIKNLKDKHPNVKYVLVGADTYGEEPLQKKILNEILVSNLNSHVQVRGFSNEVQKIMKALDVFIMPSYKETFGIVLVEAMACEKICISTNSGGPVEILDNGTYGLLIEPQSSKAIEDGITEIVRNLKKYEEKAKQARNRVQQKYRLKDIFTKIKELTY; via the coding sequence ATGGGAAAAGACAAAAAGAATATCCTGCACATATGCTTATCGCCTTCGGAAGGAGGCCTTGAGCTTTACGCGGTAAGACTCACAGATTCTTTCGAAAAAGATGGTTATGAGTCTTATTGTCTTTGTCGCCCAGGTTCTTTCGTTGAGAGAAAATTAAAAGAAAATAATCTAAAGTCCATCACTATGACTGGTAAAGATTATTTTTCCTTCAAAAACATTCGACATCTTAAAAAGCTCATCAAAGAACACAACTTTGAAGTGATTTTTGTTCATAGACTCAAGGATCTTTGGCTCACTTACTGGATCAAAATAAAGTTTCCAAATGTAAAAGTGATCGGCTTTACCCAAATGTTTGTGGACTATCCCAAAAAAGGATTTTTCCATAAATTGGTTTACGGAAAAATTGATCAAATGATCACTCTGACAAATATTCAAAAAGAACATTTATTAGGAATGTTACCAATTCCGGCAGAAAAATACGTTGTGATTCCTAATGGTGTGGATAGCGAAAAATTTTTGCCTCAAGACAGAAAAGATCCTGAAAGATTAAAAACTAGAAAAGCCTTAGGCGTAGAAAAAGAAAACGACATTTTGGTTGGACTCATCGGCAGATTTGATCGCCAGAAAGGTCAGCTTGAATTTATCGAAGCCATTAAAAACCTCAAAGACAAACATCCCAACGTAAAATACGTTTTGGTGGGCGCAGACACTTATGGGGAAGAACCTCTCCAAAAGAAAATACTAAATGAAATTCTAGTGAGCAATCTGAACTCCCATGTGCAGGTCAGAGGTTTTTCTAATGAGGTCCAAAAAATTATGAAAGCGCTCGATGTTTTTATTATGCCTTCATACAAAGAAACTTTCGGGATTGTGCTCGTAGAAGCAATGGCTTGCGAAAAAATTTGTATTTCCACAAATAGCGGTGGGCCAGTCGAGATTTTAGACAATGGAACTTATGGATTACTTATAGAGCCCCAATCTTCAAAAGCAATCGAAGATGGAATTACAGAAATCGTTAGAAACCTCAAGAAATACGAAGAAAAAGCAAAACAAGCCCGCAACCGCGTACAGCAAAAATACCGCCTAAAAGACATCTTCACAAAAATCAAAGAACTCACTTACTAG
- a CDS encoding SRPBCC family protein: MSFQVKVEKFISKPATDVFRALSEGLLFMNCGADSRSMQLDFRVGGKYHFNFKRLKVSNFGEFLEIIPNKKIVFSWCQTFAVDQKPDSTVTVELFEDGPKTRLVLVHTGFINQQNTDNHKQGWSSIVPDFGEEMQNGRLRMLRKFDAPVEMLFDLCKKQEHFSALNISETVPNKKIVFSLKETKGTLTFDQKDNVSSLEIIHNGLETIKDRKAQRAVWEILTENIAEIIKK, translated from the coding sequence ATGTCATTTCAAGTTAAAGTCGAAAAATTCATTTCAAAACCTGCCACTGATGTATTCCGCGCTTTGAGCGAAGGGCTTCTCTTTATGAACTGCGGGGCAGATTCAAGATCTATGCAACTAGATTTCAGAGTTGGAGGAAAATACCATTTTAATTTCAAGAGACTCAAAGTATCAAACTTTGGTGAATTTCTAGAAATCATTCCCAATAAAAAAATTGTTTTTAGCTGGTGCCAGACTTTTGCGGTTGATCAAAAGCCCGATTCAACTGTAACCGTAGAGCTCTTTGAAGATGGTCCTAAAACTCGATTAGTTCTTGTCCATACTGGATTTATAAACCAACAAAATACAGACAATCATAAACAAGGTTGGAGCAGCATCGTTCCGGATTTCGGTGAAGAAATGCAAAATGGACGTTTGCGCATGCTTAGAAAATTTGATGCTCCAGTGGAAATGCTTTTTGATTTATGTAAAAAACAAGAACACTTTTCTGCTCTTAACATTTCAGAAACAGTACCTAACAAGAAAATCGTATTTTCATTGAAAGAAACAAAAGGGACTTTAACGTTCGATCAAAAAGACAATGTGTCTTCGTTGGAAATTATTCACAATGGACTAGAAACAATTAAGGACAGAAAAGCTCAGCGTGCCGTCTGGGAAATTCTTACTGAAAACATAGCCGAGATCATTAAAAAATAG
- a CDS encoding serine protease, with translation MKNIFLSIVMLSMMLFQVQAQANWDIRNVKKPAPRAVLNSLSKKKVKSSETDKYQIGSEWGKKVVTKDSLKNESDVFQKTALRTAKFGSFMGSGTAFYLGKFNGKHIMASNYHVITTADDCKNGRAEFTMIGKIFSCAEFLGSWSDVDYSLVAIKVKPEDEAVLEGLGQNMAWDSKPYKGQKLLTIGHGFANNPSQKLVSNQDEDCMTYSEETDVRFMADPDDVNPGDYKVWSFANGCDVSHGDSGSAMVDRNTGEMVGIIWTGRIPKDKKVQDSTYLSDIYHQNSEDVWKQLSYSAPAFKIKEVLSKYLDDKELSVDTEKTIRQILN, from the coding sequence ATGAAAAATATTTTTCTATCGATCGTTATGTTGTCAATGATGTTATTCCAAGTTCAAGCTCAAGCGAACTGGGATATCCGTAATGTAAAAAAACCGGCTCCGAGAGCTGTATTGAACAGCCTTTCAAAAAAGAAAGTAAAATCTAGTGAAACAGATAAATATCAAATTGGTTCTGAGTGGGGAAAAAAAGTTGTTACAAAAGATTCATTAAAAAATGAAAGCGATGTTTTCCAAAAAACAGCTTTAAGAACCGCAAAGTTTGGTTCCTTCATGGGCAGCGGAACAGCTTTTTACCTTGGAAAATTCAATGGGAAGCACATTATGGCTTCAAATTATCACGTTATTACCACTGCTGATGATTGCAAGAATGGTAGAGCAGAGTTCACCATGATCGGAAAGATCTTTTCATGTGCGGAATTCTTAGGTTCGTGGTCCGATGTGGACTACTCTTTGGTAGCAATCAAAGTTAAACCTGAAGATGAAGCTGTTCTTGAAGGTCTCGGCCAAAACATGGCTTGGGATTCTAAGCCTTACAAAGGTCAAAAGCTTCTTACAATCGGTCACGGCTTTGCAAACAACCCATCTCAAAAACTAGTGTCAAACCAGGATGAAGATTGCATGACTTACTCTGAAGAAACAGACGTAAGATTTATGGCTGATCCAGACGATGTGAATCCCGGGGATTACAAAGTATGGTCATTTGCGAATGGCTGCGATGTTTCTCACGGAGACTCAGGATCAGCAATGGTTGATCGCAACACCGGTGAAATGGTGGGGATTATATGGACAGGCAGAATTCCAAAAGACAAAAAGGTTCAAGACTCAACTTATCTGTCAGACATTTACCATCAAAATTCTGAAGACGTTTGGAAACAACTTTCATACAGTGCTCCAGCTTTCAAAATTAAAGAAGTACTATCAAAGTACCTAGACGACAAAGAACTGTCAGTTGACACCGAGAAGACTATCAGACAAATTCTCAACTAG
- a CDS encoding FMN-binding glutamate synthase family protein — MPMALYSLVVVVPILAIGFKDYFQKKQSILRNFPVLGHFRYLMEAIRPEIHQYFIETNSEGKPFSRENRSLIYQRAKKVTDTLPFGTQKNVYEIGYEWVNHSIAPQFCDLNEMNVVVGGPQCTKPYIASRFNISAMSYGALSKNAILALSEGAKMGKFYHNTGEGGLSPYHIKGGGDLVWQIGTGYFGCRDTEGNFSAEKFQEKAVRDQVKMIEIKLSQGAKPGHGGLLPASKVTKEISEIRGVEMGQDVHSPSYHKAFKTPTELLGFVKKLRDLSGGKPVGFKLCVGKRHEFAAICKAIIKTGIYPDFVTVDGGEGGTGAAPLEFSNHVGTPLRDGLILVHNSLIGFGLRDKIRVIASGKITTGFEIVSKLCIGADICNSARGMMMALGCIQALQCNTNKCPTGVATQDPNLVQGLDVMTKSVRVFNFHKETLKSATDMIGAMGLKNPLELKPFFLIRRYSETEVRNYTQMYEYLKEGDLLHEPYPDSYKFAMTRSSPDTFSALELNSDEYAKAA; from the coding sequence ATGCCCATGGCACTTTATAGTTTAGTTGTTGTGGTGCCAATACTGGCTATTGGATTTAAAGATTACTTTCAAAAGAAGCAATCGATCTTGCGAAACTTCCCAGTCCTTGGACATTTTAGATATTTAATGGAAGCAATTCGCCCAGAGATACATCAATATTTTATTGAAACAAACTCTGAAGGAAAACCCTTCTCTCGTGAGAATAGATCTCTGATTTATCAACGTGCAAAAAAAGTTACGGACACATTACCGTTTGGAACACAGAAGAATGTTTATGAAATAGGTTACGAATGGGTCAATCATTCTATTGCCCCACAGTTTTGCGATTTGAATGAAATGAATGTCGTCGTGGGCGGCCCTCAATGTACCAAACCTTACATCGCGAGTAGATTCAATATCTCGGCCATGAGCTATGGCGCTCTCAGTAAAAATGCCATTCTCGCACTGAGTGAAGGCGCTAAGATGGGAAAATTCTATCACAACACCGGCGAAGGCGGATTGAGTCCTTATCACATCAAAGGTGGCGGTGATTTGGTTTGGCAAATCGGTACGGGATATTTTGGTTGCCGTGATACTGAAGGAAATTTCTCGGCCGAGAAATTTCAAGAAAAAGCTGTTCGTGATCAAGTGAAGATGATCGAAATTAAATTATCCCAAGGTGCAAAACCTGGTCATGGAGGCTTGCTCCCCGCTTCCAAGGTAACAAAAGAAATTTCGGAAATCCGTGGTGTAGAGATGGGTCAAGATGTGCACTCACCTTCTTATCATAAGGCTTTTAAAACCCCGACCGAGTTATTGGGCTTTGTTAAAAAACTGCGCGATCTGAGTGGTGGAAAACCTGTAGGATTTAAGCTCTGTGTAGGTAAACGCCATGAGTTTGCAGCAATCTGCAAGGCCATTATAAAAACTGGAATCTATCCTGACTTTGTAACGGTGGATGGTGGCGAAGGTGGAACTGGAGCCGCGCCATTAGAATTTTCAAACCATGTTGGCACTCCCCTTCGTGATGGTTTGATTCTCGTACACAACTCTTTAATCGGTTTTGGTCTACGCGATAAAATTCGTGTCATCGCAAGCGGTAAGATCACGACAGGTTTTGAAATCGTATCCAAACTTTGTATCGGTGCCGACATCTGCAATTCTGCGCGTGGGATGATGATGGCTTTGGGTTGCATCCAGGCTCTTCAATGCAACACCAACAAATGTCCCACAGGAGTTGCGACTCAAGATCCAAATTTAGTTCAAGGCCTTGATGTAATGACAAAATCAGTACGCGTTTTTAATTTCCACAAAGAAACTCTAAAAAGTGCGACAGATATGATAGGCGCTATGGGCCTAAAAAATCCTTTAGAGCTAAAACCATTCTTTCTTATTCGTCGTTATAGCGAAACCGAAGTTCGCAATTACACGCAAATGTATGAGTATCTCAAAGAAGGAGATCTGCTTCATGAGCCTTACCCAGACTCTTACAAGTTTGCGATGACAAGATCATCTCCTGACACTTTCAGTGCGTTAGAGCTAAATAGCGACGAGTACGCAAAGGCCGCATAA
- a CDS encoding IMP dehydrogenase, with the protein MALRFSWKDIPNREKALTFDDVLLIPNKSDVRSRKDPDLTTRFTKKLNIKTPIMSANMDTITEIEMAKAMNQLGGVGILHRFMTIEEQIAQVIALRDAKLEIIAASIGVNQDFKERAQALVNAGVNVLTVDIAHGHSIQMIETVKYLKDTFQDKVQIIAGNIATPEGTLDLIEAGADAIKVGIGPGSMCTTRIITGCGVPQLTAIAICAEAAESKGVPIIADGGIKTSGDIVKALAAGASSVMLGSMLSGTIETPGEIKKGLKMYRGMASKAAQVSWRGELPTGMAPEGESTFVSVKGHVSDVINEVCGGIRSGMSYVNATTIFDIRNRSLFMEMSSHGRLESGAHGVRSEAKPL; encoded by the coding sequence ATGGCGCTTCGTTTTTCATGGAAAGATATTCCGAACAGAGAAAAAGCTTTAACATTTGATGATGTTCTCTTAATTCCAAATAAATCCGACGTAAGATCCAGAAAAGATCCCGATCTCACTACCCGCTTTACTAAAAAATTAAATATCAAAACTCCCATCATGAGCGCAAACATGGATACCATCACAGAAATTGAAATGGCTAAAGCCATGAATCAATTGGGTGGCGTTGGAATTCTGCATAGATTTATGACCATCGAAGAACAGATTGCTCAAGTGATAGCTCTTCGAGATGCAAAACTGGAAATCATCGCGGCAAGCATTGGTGTCAACCAAGACTTCAAAGAGAGAGCTCAAGCCCTCGTGAATGCAGGAGTAAATGTTCTCACTGTAGACATCGCTCACGGACATTCGATTCAAATGATCGAAACAGTGAAATACCTAAAAGACACTTTCCAAGACAAAGTTCAAATCATCGCCGGAAATATCGCAACTCCAGAGGGAACTTTGGATTTGATCGAAGCAGGTGCTGATGCAATTAAAGTTGGTATTGGACCTGGTTCGATGTGCACAACAAGGATCATTACGGGCTGTGGCGTTCCGCAATTAACGGCCATTGCAATTTGTGCGGAAGCTGCAGAATCAAAAGGTGTTCCGATTATCGCGGATGGTGGGATTAAAACCTCGGGTGATATCGTAAAGGCTCTTGCTGCCGGGGCAAGCTCTGTGATGCTTGGAAGTATGCTTTCTGGAACTATTGAAACTCCGGGAGAGATAAAAAAAGGTCTTAAAATGTATCGTGGAATGGCTTCAAAAGCGGCTCAAGTCTCATGGAGAGGTGAACTCCCGACCGGTATGGCTCCAGAGGGAGAATCTACTTTTGTCTCTGTAAAAGGTCACGTGAGTGATGTGATAAATGAAGTGTGTGGCGGTATTAGATCCGGTATGAGCTATGTGAATGCGACTACAATTTTTGATATCAGAAATCGATCTTTGTTTATGGAAATGAGTTCTCATGGTCGCCTAGAATCCGGCGCTCATGGTGTTCGCTCGGAAGCAAAACCTCTCTAA
- a CDS encoding DUF4105 domain-containing protein has translation MNAIIFSAFLTLASYSANAGIIQVAPSNNTLEIAKFASDIEAKLPQKMKDTLSTKKITLTFSNIKNDSNQIQIPNCVNTIDSFTEADAVIAEYAKAQDLLKGKSLRYNKQIYSYTDKNNNIVMNAGFLPIISAGEYAAKTYACEHRNLFKLAQGSLINALAAIYDDATATTVNTGNKTKRVSGISESLKYKTIAGWSKKGKRNNGFWPRAVNLFEFAGGPGEHFAQNMEFYLLDPEYACRRPLQQDFFSRHFNNHDPLAAQRTCKVNYVLRIPKTRSLEAEDKIIQSEVKFVDYDMSPEKVFNVNYLRAGASTGAGSFGHSMFRFLTCAPGQTKSSECGKEFFSLVVNPRANPLEMRLETMRGIFGGYPSQFLITPLNDIRIEYGRSELRHLYNVPLTGGSIHDPATNQTVEVLPEDQKVRFIQATIDQYWSYYGRYKFISNNCADESMRLYQMSSDDEQVLNLDVLLPQDFNKKLARMGLADEAKTKGLEPSHGIFRKLIGAIIKKDMKWDQFEIAYNNAAAVGDASTHLSFNYNIMKSIRNIMILEGRPEKEYNSSKGIQKESKKWVAIASPSLEVDEVELKYYMENKKVSEKKLAEINETLNNIKNRYAALIAKAKTPADKENVSISFYHLIYLILEKRKSEIGSEAVQMAYAVAYPKNEKDDIRAKLEPNAYTLVKNAIDRFAETQRALMPYREFSTMPGYGIPLANEVTRGKEFSKLMSQENEIIDQIIESLGPLIGPDREIIGQLELLKIEMVKNGAQEIPLVK, from the coding sequence ATGAATGCAATAATTTTTTCTGCTTTCTTAACTTTAGCTTCTTACTCAGCCAATGCTGGAATTATCCAGGTCGCTCCCAGCAACAACACTCTAGAAATTGCAAAGTTCGCAAGCGATATCGAAGCCAAACTTCCACAGAAAATGAAAGACACTCTTTCTACCAAAAAAATAACTCTAACTTTTTCAAATATAAAAAATGATTCCAATCAAATCCAAATTCCCAATTGCGTAAATACCATAGACTCTTTCACGGAAGCAGACGCCGTGATTGCGGAATACGCCAAAGCTCAAGACCTTCTCAAAGGAAAAAGTTTAAGATACAATAAACAAATTTACTCTTACACCGACAAGAACAATAACATCGTGATGAATGCCGGTTTTTTACCGATCATTTCCGCAGGAGAGTACGCCGCAAAGACATATGCCTGTGAACACAGAAACCTTTTTAAATTGGCTCAAGGCTCTTTAATCAATGCGCTTGCCGCCATCTATGATGATGCCACGGCAACCACCGTGAACACGGGAAATAAAACAAAAAGGGTAAGTGGTATTTCCGAAAGCCTGAAATATAAAACAATTGCGGGATGGAGCAAAAAAGGAAAAAGAAACAACGGTTTCTGGCCGAGAGCAGTAAACCTATTTGAATTTGCCGGAGGACCTGGTGAACACTTTGCCCAGAATATGGAATTCTACTTGTTAGATCCTGAGTACGCTTGCCGTCGTCCACTGCAACAAGATTTCTTTTCAAGACATTTTAATAACCATGACCCGCTTGCAGCACAAAGGACTTGTAAAGTGAATTACGTGCTGAGAATTCCAAAGACTAGATCTTTGGAAGCAGAAGATAAAATTATTCAATCCGAAGTAAAATTTGTTGATTATGATATGAGCCCAGAAAAAGTTTTCAACGTGAATTACTTAAGAGCAGGGGCTAGCACGGGTGCTGGATCTTTTGGTCACTCTATGTTTAGATTCTTAACTTGTGCTCCTGGACAAACTAAGTCTTCTGAATGTGGAAAAGAATTTTTTAGTTTGGTCGTTAATCCCAGAGCCAATCCTTTAGAAATGAGACTGGAAACCATGAGAGGTATTTTTGGTGGTTATCCATCTCAATTCTTGATCACTCCATTGAACGATATCAGGATTGAATATGGAAGAAGCGAACTTCGCCATCTCTACAACGTTCCATTGACGGGCGGATCAATACATGATCCTGCGACAAATCAAACTGTTGAAGTACTTCCAGAAGATCAAAAAGTAAGGTTCATTCAAGCAACAATTGATCAGTACTGGTCTTACTATGGTCGATACAAATTCATTTCAAATAACTGCGCTGATGAATCTATGAGACTTTACCAAATGTCCTCAGACGATGAACAAGTATTGAATCTAGATGTGCTCCTTCCCCAGGATTTTAATAAAAAATTGGCAAGAATGGGTTTGGCGGATGAAGCCAAAACAAAAGGTTTAGAACCTTCTCATGGCATCTTTAGAAAGTTAATTGGGGCCATCATCAAAAAAGATATGAAATGGGATCAATTTGAAATTGCATACAATAATGCGGCTGCAGTAGGCGATGCTTCCACTCATCTCTCCTTCAATTACAACATCATGAAATCCATCCGAAACATCATGATCTTGGAAGGTCGTCCGGAAAAGGAATACAATTCTTCTAAAGGAATTCAAAAAGAATCTAAAAAATGGGTAGCCATTGCCTCGCCATCTTTAGAAGTGGATGAAGTTGAACTCAAATACTACATGGAAAATAAAAAAGTATCGGAGAAAAAATTAGCCGAGATCAATGAAACTCTAAATAATATTAAAAATCGTTATGCCGCCTTGATTGCCAAAGCCAAGACCCCGGCGGACAAAGAAAATGTTTCTATATCTTTTTACCATTTGATTTATTTAATTTTAGAAAAAAGAAAGAGTGAGATTGGATCCGAAGCGGTGCAAATGGCTTATGCCGTAGCTTATCCTAAAAATGAAAAAGACGACATCCGGGCCAAGCTTGAACCGAATGCTTACACTTTAGTTAAGAATGCTATTGATCGTTTCGCGGAAACTCAACGCGCCCTTATGCCATATAGAGAGTTTTCGACCATGCCTGGTTACGGTATTCCTTTGGCTAATGAAGTTACGAGAGGCAAGGAGTTTTCTAAATTGATGAGCCAAGAAAACGAGATCATTGATCAGATTATTGAATCTTTAGGACCACTCATCGGCCCAGATAGAGAGATCATCGGACAACTTGAACTACTCAAAATCGAAATGGTTAAAAATGGAGCCCAGGAAATTCCTTTAGTTAAGTAA